A window of Clavibacter michiganensis contains these coding sequences:
- a CDS encoding amino-acid N-acetyltransferase, with protein MSAEPVTAESVEPAAGIRVRRARTGDVPRIQQLVEPLVMEGILLGKDLVVLYENVQEFRVAVDASGEVVGCGALHVMWEDLGEIRTLAAAPHTRGTGVGHALLERLEDDARELGLSRLFCLTFEVGFFSRHGYHEVAESIIAQEIYYEMLRSHDEGIAEFLDLSRVKPNTLGNTRMLKAL; from the coding sequence GTGAGCGCAGAGCCAGTCACCGCCGAGTCCGTGGAGCCCGCAGCCGGCATCCGCGTGCGACGCGCGCGCACCGGCGACGTGCCGCGGATCCAGCAGCTCGTCGAGCCGCTCGTGATGGAGGGCATCCTCCTCGGCAAGGACCTCGTGGTGCTCTACGAGAACGTGCAGGAGTTCCGGGTCGCGGTCGACGCGTCCGGCGAGGTCGTCGGCTGCGGCGCGCTGCACGTGATGTGGGAGGACCTCGGCGAGATCCGCACCCTCGCGGCTGCCCCGCACACGCGCGGCACCGGCGTCGGCCACGCGCTCCTCGAGCGCCTCGAGGACGACGCCCGCGAGCTCGGCCTCAGCCGCCTGTTCTGCCTGACCTTCGAGGTCGGCTTCTTCTCGCGTCACGGCTATCACGAGGTCGCGGAGTCGATCATCGCGCAGGAGATCTACTACGAGATGCTCCGCTCGCACGACGAGGGCATCGCCGAGTTCCTCGACCTCTCCCGCGTGAAGCCGAACACCCTCGGCAACACGCGCATGCTCAAGGCGCT
- a CDS encoding sensor histidine kinase, with translation MTQPKAATSPDTTPLRATPLRARLTAAARGMTLRRRLVLSVVGLLALASILIGTVSILALRASLVQEVDQQLQATAARSSNLIDRDADQYGSFPGAPPGGLGAFGQQVGTISATIVDGVVSGGYIADRDAAEGEPGGAGAVELTQVQSQQLQSVPTDGIPRTVDLGGALGRYRLVGDTAATGATLVTGLPMKPADDVVEQLIVVISVVAALTLALAAVLGAVIVRRALRPLDRVVDTATHVAALELDRGDVALEARVPASDTDERTEVGRVGAALNGLLGHVAAALSSRQASEAKVRRFVSDASHELRTPLASIRGYAELTRRGPHQLPEDVTHSLSRIESESVRMTTIVEDLLLLARLDEGRELESDPVDLTRILLDTVGDASAAGPDHDWDLDLPDDSVSVPGDDARLRQVVVNLLANARTHTPAGTRVVASLAVEGAGSDAHAVIRVTDDGPGIPPELQASLFERFVRGDGSRARSTGGTGLGLAIAQAIVSAHHGAVWVESEPGRTVFGVRLPVARRAVDARSESGAPAGSASDRWAPPSGAPVADRPGPVGGS, from the coding sequence GTGACCCAGCCGAAGGCCGCCACGTCGCCGGACACGACGCCGCTGCGCGCCACACCGCTGCGGGCCCGGCTCACCGCCGCCGCGCGCGGCATGACCCTGCGGCGCCGCCTCGTGCTCAGCGTGGTGGGGCTGCTGGCGCTCGCGAGCATCCTCATCGGCACGGTGAGCATCCTCGCGCTGCGGGCGTCGCTCGTGCAGGAGGTCGACCAGCAGCTGCAGGCCACCGCGGCGCGCTCCTCGAACCTCATCGACCGGGACGCGGATCAGTACGGCAGCTTCCCCGGCGCCCCTCCCGGCGGGCTCGGCGCGTTCGGGCAGCAGGTCGGCACGATCAGCGCGACCATCGTCGACGGCGTGGTCTCGGGCGGCTACATCGCCGACCGCGATGCGGCAGAGGGCGAGCCGGGCGGCGCGGGCGCGGTGGAGCTGACGCAGGTGCAGAGCCAGCAGCTGCAGAGCGTGCCCACCGACGGGATCCCCCGCACGGTCGACCTCGGCGGCGCGCTCGGCCGCTATCGGCTCGTCGGTGACACCGCGGCCACCGGCGCGACCCTCGTCACCGGCCTGCCGATGAAGCCCGCCGACGACGTGGTCGAGCAGCTCATCGTCGTGATCTCCGTGGTCGCCGCCCTCACCCTGGCGCTCGCCGCGGTGCTGGGCGCCGTCATCGTGCGGCGCGCGCTGCGTCCGCTCGACCGGGTCGTCGACACGGCCACGCACGTGGCCGCGCTCGAGCTGGATCGCGGCGACGTCGCGCTCGAGGCCCGCGTGCCCGCATCCGACACCGACGAGCGCACCGAGGTCGGCCGCGTGGGCGCCGCGCTCAACGGCCTGCTCGGGCACGTCGCCGCGGCGCTGTCGTCGCGGCAGGCGAGCGAGGCGAAGGTGCGGCGCTTCGTGTCGGACGCGAGCCACGAGCTGCGCACCCCGCTCGCCTCCATCCGCGGATACGCCGAGCTCACCCGCCGGGGTCCCCACCAGCTGCCCGAGGACGTGACGCACTCGCTGTCGCGCATCGAGTCGGAGTCGGTGCGCATGACCACGATCGTCGAGGACCTCCTGCTCCTCGCGCGCCTCGACGAGGGGCGCGAGCTGGAGTCGGATCCGGTCGACCTCACGCGCATCCTCCTCGACACGGTCGGCGACGCGAGCGCGGCGGGTCCGGATCATGACTGGGACCTCGACCTGCCGGACGACTCCGTGAGCGTCCCCGGCGACGACGCGCGGCTCCGCCAGGTGGTCGTCAACCTGCTCGCGAACGCCCGCACGCACACCCCGGCCGGCACGCGCGTGGTCGCGTCGCTCGCGGTGGAGGGCGCGGGGTCGGATGCCCATGCCGTCATCCGTGTGACCGACGACGGCCCCGGCATCCCGCCTGAGCTGCAGGCCTCGCTGTTCGAGCGCTTCGTGCGCGGCGACGGATCCCGGGCGCGCTCCACCGGCGGCACGGGCCTCGGCCTCGCGATCGCGCAGGCCATCGTGTCGGCGCACCACGGCGCGGTGTGGGTGGAGTCGGAGCCGGGGCGCACGGTCTTCGGGGTGCGGCTGCCGGTGGCGCGGCGTGCGGTGGATGCGCGCTCCGAGTCGGGCGCGCCCGCGGGATCCGCGTCCGATCGCTGGGCGCCGCCGTCGGGCGCACCCGTCGCGGATCGTCCGGGGCCGGTCGGCGGCAGCTGA
- a CDS encoding response regulator transcription factor, which yields MMDPVTTTPPSGFQPAAAPQPRLTRADGSPIRVLVVDDEASLTDLLQMALRYEGWQIRTAENGHQALAAAREFKPDAVVLDIMLPDLDGLQVLSRLRADAEDIPVLFLTAKDSLDDRLAGLTAGGDDYVTKPFSLEEVVARLRGLIRRSTLVVSDSVDPVIRVGDLTLDEDSHEVARAGDPIELTATEFELLRYLMRNPRRVLSKLQILDRVWSYDFGGKSSVVEIYISYLRRKIDAGRNPMIHTVRGSGYMLKAAE from the coding sequence ATGATGGATCCCGTGACCACCACCCCGCCCTCCGGCTTCCAGCCCGCCGCCGCCCCGCAGCCCCGCCTCACGCGCGCCGACGGGTCGCCCATCCGGGTGCTCGTCGTCGACGACGAGGCGTCCCTCACCGACCTGCTCCAGATGGCGCTGCGCTACGAGGGCTGGCAGATCCGCACGGCCGAGAACGGGCACCAGGCGCTCGCCGCCGCGCGCGAGTTCAAGCCCGACGCCGTGGTGCTCGACATCATGCTGCCCGACCTCGACGGCCTCCAGGTGCTGTCGCGGCTGCGCGCCGACGCCGAGGACATCCCCGTGCTCTTCCTCACCGCGAAGGACTCGCTCGACGACCGCCTCGCCGGCCTCACCGCGGGTGGCGACGACTACGTGACGAAGCCGTTCAGCCTGGAGGAGGTCGTCGCCCGGCTGCGCGGCCTCATCCGCCGCTCGACCCTTGTGGTGAGCGACAGCGTCGATCCGGTGATCCGCGTCGGCGACCTCACGCTCGACGAGGACAGCCACGAGGTCGCCCGCGCCGGCGACCCGATCGAGCTCACCGCCACCGAGTTCGAGCTGCTGCGCTACCTCATGCGCAACCCGCGCCGCGTGCTGAGCAAGCTGCAGATCCTCGACCGGGTGTGGAGCTACGACTTCGGCGGCAAGTCGAGCGTGGTCGAGATCTACATCTCCTACCTGCGGCGCAAGATCGACGCCGGGCGGAACCCGATGATCCACACGGTGCGCGGGAGCGGCTACATGCTCAAGGCCGCGGAGTGA
- a CDS encoding tetratricopeptide repeat protein has product MPDDPDAPTRARLLWDEHDRAAALALLKDHLREDPRDGDARLALAEMYRELIAPDQAGRWGIAVPGWTTEVERDRLARMIAHSGIADHEIAGFLELPPDAELPAEATALMPAIERHRTDFADPARMTKRERKAARYASTPSSFAYEVADVAADLAWWVIGIVFALGALLVWVAALCGQPVTALARWTGTATLATTALVCLARAYTMRTEELVRRTREPDTAPVDVDVLPWISGAILLGLVVVALVSEGVRSGDPFPF; this is encoded by the coding sequence GTGCCCGACGATCCCGACGCCCCGACCCGCGCCCGCCTGCTCTGGGACGAGCATGACCGGGCCGCGGCGCTCGCCCTCCTCAAGGATCACCTGCGCGAGGACCCCCGCGACGGCGACGCCCGACTCGCGCTCGCGGAGATGTACCGCGAGCTCATCGCGCCCGACCAGGCCGGTCGGTGGGGGATCGCCGTCCCCGGCTGGACGACGGAGGTCGAGCGCGACCGGCTCGCGCGCATGATCGCGCACTCGGGGATCGCGGACCACGAGATCGCCGGCTTCCTCGAGCTGCCGCCCGACGCCGAGCTGCCCGCCGAGGCGACCGCGCTGATGCCCGCGATCGAGCGGCACCGCACCGACTTCGCCGACCCGGCGCGCATGACGAAGCGCGAGAGGAAGGCGGCGCGCTACGCGAGCACCCCGTCCTCCTTCGCCTACGAGGTGGCGGATGTCGCGGCAGACCTCGCGTGGTGGGTCATCGGGATCGTCTTCGCCCTGGGCGCCCTGCTCGTGTGGGTGGCCGCGCTGTGCGGTCAGCCGGTCACGGCGCTCGCCCGCTGGACGGGCACCGCCACGCTCGCGACGACGGCGCTCGTCTGCCTCGCGCGCGCCTACACGATGCGGACAGAGGAGCTGGTCCGGCGCACGCGCGAACCGGACACCGCTCCTGTCGACGTCGACGTGCTCCCGTGGATCAGCGGCGCGATCCTGCTCGGCCTCGTCGTGGTGGCGCTCGTCAGCGAGGGCGTGCGGAGCGGCGATCCCTTCCCGTTCTGA
- a CDS encoding TerC family protein → MNITTTTWLITIAVTIAFFVYEFFTHVRKPHEPTIGESARWSAFYIGLALIFGVGIGFTSGWGYGGEYFAGYLTEKALSIDNLFVFLLIMTGFAVPRKYQQKVLMIGIVIALIMRAGFIALGAALIENFSWVFYIFGALLFVLAYQQLKGDHGGNAADNMFVRIARRILPVHDDFVGDRFTTKIDGKRFVTPLLLCVIAIGFVDLVFALDSIPAIYGLTNEAYIVFTANAFALMGLRQLYFLIGGLLERLVYLSQGLAVILAFIGLKLVLHAMHVNELPFINGGEPMLWAPEIPIWFSLLFIGATITVATVASLAKTRGDKQKKDRASVDGETVTRATEDKH, encoded by the coding sequence GTGAACATCACCACGACCACCTGGCTCATCACGATCGCGGTCACCATCGCGTTCTTCGTCTACGAGTTCTTCACCCACGTGCGCAAGCCGCACGAGCCCACCATCGGAGAGTCCGCCCGCTGGTCGGCCTTCTACATCGGCCTCGCCCTGATCTTCGGCGTCGGCATCGGCTTCACCAGCGGCTGGGGCTACGGCGGCGAGTACTTCGCCGGCTACCTCACCGAGAAGGCCCTGTCGATCGACAACCTGTTCGTGTTCCTCCTGATCATGACCGGGTTCGCCGTGCCGCGGAAGTACCAGCAGAAGGTGCTGATGATCGGCATCGTCATCGCGCTGATCATGCGCGCCGGCTTCATCGCCCTGGGCGCCGCGCTCATCGAGAACTTCTCCTGGGTCTTCTACATCTTCGGCGCGCTGCTTTTCGTGCTCGCGTACCAGCAGCTGAAGGGCGACCACGGCGGCAACGCGGCGGACAACATGTTCGTGCGCATCGCCCGCCGGATCCTCCCCGTCCACGACGACTTCGTCGGCGACCGCTTCACCACGAAGATCGACGGCAAGCGCTTCGTCACCCCGCTGCTGCTCTGCGTCATCGCCATCGGCTTCGTCGACCTGGTGTTCGCGCTCGACTCGATCCCCGCCATCTACGGCCTCACGAACGAGGCCTACATCGTGTTCACCGCGAACGCCTTCGCGCTGATGGGGCTGCGCCAGCTGTACTTCCTCATCGGCGGCCTGCTCGAGCGCCTCGTGTACCTGTCGCAGGGCCTCGCGGTGATCCTCGCGTTCATCGGCCTCAAGCTGGTGCTGCACGCGATGCACGTCAACGAGCTGCCCTTTATCAACGGCGGCGAGCCGATGCTGTGGGCGCCTGAGATCCCGATCTGGTTCTCGCTCCTCTTCATCGGCGCGACCATCACGGTCGCCACCGTCGCGAGCCTCGCGAAGACCCGCGGCGACAAGCAGAAGAAGGACCGCGCGAGCGTGGACGGCGAGACCGTCACGCGCGCGACGGAGGACAAGCACTAG